The proteins below are encoded in one region of Dromaius novaehollandiae isolate bDroNov1 chromosome 9, bDroNov1.hap1, whole genome shotgun sequence:
- the TNFSF10 gene encoding tumor necrosis factor ligand superfamily member 10 — protein MLPAAGPSAAQTCALVLGAAVLLQSLCVAVTFLYFTNELKQLRETYSKSGIACLTGEELGNFIQNLDVVETEEREADPCWQVKWQLGKLIKKMMSRSYEENISAVNAERALTFSNGNEQPPQNPAYRIAAHLTGNSNKKSSVAPHNSSPRRGSGQKISSWESSRKGHSFLYNVELRNGELVVPKTGFYYIYSQTYFRFRENENEDSDLLAQIRNPKQLVQYVYKLTNYPEPILLMKSARTSCWSKKAEYGLYSIYQGGVFQLKRDDRIFVSVSNGDIVDMDKEASFFGAFLIS, from the exons AtgctgcccgccgccggccccagcgCCGCGCAGACGTGCGCGCTGGTGCTGGGAGCCGCCGTGCTGCTGCAGTCCCTCTGCGTGGCCGTCACCTTCCTCTACTTCACCAACGAGCTCAAGCAG CTCCGGGAGACGTACTCAAAGAGCGGCATTGCTTGTCTCACCGGGGAGGAGCTCGGGAATTTCATACAGAACTTGGACGTGGTGGAGACGGAGGAGCGAGAGGCCGATCCCTGCTGGCAAGTGAAGTGGCAACTGGGGAAGCTAATCAAAAAG ATGATGTCAAGAAGCTATGAGGAAAACATATCTGCAGTCAACG CTGAAAGAGCCCTAACGTTTTCCAACGGCAACGAGCAGCCGCCGCAGAATCCCGCCTACCGAATAGCAGCGCATCTAACCGGGAACAGCAACAAGAAGAGCTCTGTAGCCCCACACA ACTCCTCGCCCAGAAGAGGCAGTGGCCAAAAAATAAGCAGCTGGGAGTCGTCGCGGAAAGGCCATTCCTTCCTCTACAACGTGGAGCTGAGGAACGGCGAGTTAGTGGTACCCAAAACGGGCTTCTACTACATCTACTCACAAACTTATTTTCGGTTCCGCGAAAACGAGAACGAAGATTCAGATTTACTGGCGCAAATCCGAAACCCTAAACAGCTGGTCCAGTACGTTTACAAACTGACTAATTATCCAGAGCCCATTTTGCTCATGAAAAGCGCAAGGACAAGCTGCTGGTCTAAAAAGGCAGAGTATGGACTTTACTCCATCTACCAGGGGGGTGTTTTCCAGCTGAAGAGGGACGACAGGATTTTTGTCTCCGTCAGCAACGGGGATATAGTTGACATGGACAAAGAAGCAAGTTTTTTTGGAGCCTTTTTGATCAGTTAA